In Candidatus Polarisedimenticolaceae bacterium, the genomic stretch GACGTTCCTCGAGCCCCTTCACCGCGATGCCGATGTGATCGACGCGCGCCTTCATCGCACCTCCACCCGCTCGAGCACGCGATCGGCGGCGGTGTACGGATCGGTCCGTCCCTCCGCGATCGCGTCGAGCACCTCGCCCCACGCCTCCCCCGCCAGCACCCGGTCGCGCACGCGCCGCAGGAGCCGCTCCGCGAGGATCGCCTGAAGCCGCATCTCCGCGCGCTCGCGCCGCCGCCGCGCGCGGCGCGCGCGTCCCGGCCCCTGCGCGTACCGGGCGATCCCCTCGCGCAGGAGGTCGGTCCCTTCGTCGCGCACGGCGACGGTGCGGAAGATCTCCGGACGCGCCGCCGCGGTCGCCGGGGCGAGCGACATCACGTATTCGAGGTCGGTCTGCACCCGGTCCGCCCCCGGTCGGTCGGCCTTGTTGATCACGAACAGGTCGGCGATCTCGAGGATCCCCGCCTTGATCGCCTGGATGTCGTCCCCCATCCCCGGCACGAGCACCACGGCGACGACGTCCGCGGCGCGGGCGATCTCGATCTCGTCCTGTCCGACGCCGACGGTCTCCACGAGCACGGGGTCGTACCCCGCCGCGTCGAGCAGGTCGACGGCGTCGTTCGCCGCGCGCGAGAGCCCGCCGAGGTGACCGCGGCTGGCCATCGAGCGGATGAACACGCCGGGATCGGTCGCGTGCTCCTGCATCCTCACGCGGTCGCCGAGGATGGCGCCGCCCGAGTAGGCGCTCGAAGGATCGACCGCAAGGACGCCGACGCGATTCCCCTGCTTGCGGTACGACGCGACCAGGCGGTCGACGAGGCTCGATTTCCCCGCACCCGGGCTTCCGGTCACGCCGAGGACGGTCGCGCCCCCCGTCCGCGGGAAGGCGGCGCGCAGGACCTCCACGGCGCCCGGCGCGTGCTCCTCGACGAGGCTGATCGCCCGGGCGAGCGCCCGGACGTCCCCCGCAACGAGCCGGTCGACGATCTCCACGCGCTCAGACCCGGCTCAGCAGCTCGCGCGCGATCACCAGGCGCTGGATCTCGCTCGTCCCCTCGCCGATGGTGCACAGCTTCATGTCGCGGAAGTACTTCTCCGCGGGGAAGTCCTTCACGTACCCGTAGCCGCCGAAGACCTGCAGCGCCTGGTCGACGACCTTCACGCCGATCTCGGAGGCGAAGAGCTTCGCCTGCGCGGACTCGAGGGTCGTCTTCATCCCCCGGTCCTTCATCCACGCGGCGCGGTACGTCAGGAGCGACGCCGCCTCGATCATCGCGGACATGTCGGCGAGCTTGATCTGGATCGCCTGGAACTCGGAGATCGGCCGCCCGAACTGACGCCGCTCCTTCGAGTACTTCAGCGCGGCGTCGAAGGCTCCGCGCGCCATCCCCAGGGCGAGGGCGGCGATCGAGATGCGCCCGCCGTCGAGGATCTGCATCGCGTTCACGAACCCCATCCCGCGGTCGCCGACGCGTTGCGCGTCGGGGATCCGGCAGTCCTCCATGATCACCTCGGCGGTGTCGGAGGCGCGCAGGCCCATCTTGTTCTCCTTCTTGCCCGCGCGGAATCCCGGCGTTCCCTTCTCGATCGCGAAGGCCGAGATCCCCTTCTTCTGGTTCTCGGGATCGGTCACCGCGAATACGACCGCGAGGTCGCCGACCGAACCGTGCGTCGTGAAGGTCTTGGAGCCGTTGAGGATCCAGTCCCCTCCGATTTGCCTGGCGGTCGTGCGCGTCCCCGCCGCGTCCGAGCCGGCGGTCGGCTCGGTCAGGCTCCAGGCGCCGATCCACTCCCCCGAGCACAACTTCGGGAGGTAGCGCGCCTTCATCTCGGCGCTCCCGAACTGGTAGAGATGGTTCGTGCAGAGGGAGTTGTGCGCCGCGACCGAGATGCCGATGGAGCCGTCGACCCGGCTGAGCTCCTCGACGATCGCGACGTATTCGACGTAGCCCATGCCGGCGCCGCCGTACTCCTCGGGGAAGATCGCGCCGAGACAGCCGAGCTCACCGGTGCGCCGCAGGATCTCCCGGGGGAACTCCTGGCTTTCGTCGAACCTCATGACGTGCGGCGCGATCTCGGCTTGCGCGAACTCGCGGATCGTGCGGCGCAGCAGGTCCTGCTCTTCGGTGAAGGCGAAATCCACGGGAAACCCCCCGGTGAAAGGCCCGGATTATAACGCCCGCAGCGCCGAGAGCGCCCGCTCGATCCCGGCGTCGTCGACGTCGAGGTGGGTCACGAACCGGACCCGTCCCGGCCCCATCCCGCCGGCGAGGACTCCCTCGCGCTCGAGGAGGTCGAGGGCCTGCTCCACCGTCCTCGGGGGCACGACCTCCGCGATCACGATGTTGGTCGCGACCGACTCGGGGTCGATCCGGAACGCCGGGTGGGAGGCGAGAGCGATCGCCAGGCGCTTGGCGCGGGCGTGATCCTCCTCCAGGCGCTCGACGTGGTGCTCGAGGGCGTGGAGCCCTCCCGCGGCGAGGATCCCCGCCTGGCGCATCCCGCCTCCGAGGCGCTTGCGGACGATCCGGGCCTCCCGCATGCGGTCCCGGGAGCCGCAGAGCACCGAGCCGACCGGAGCGCCCAGCCCCTTGGAGAGGCAGAACATCACCGTGTCGAACCCCGCCGCGAGCTCGCGGGCGGAGGAGCGCAGCGCCGCCGCCGCGTTGAAGATCCGCGCGCCGTCGAGATGGGCGACGAGCCCGCACGCCGAGGCCGACCGCAGGATCGCGTCCTTCGTGGCGACGGAGGTGACGGTCCCCCCCGCGTGATTGTGGGTGTTCTCGACCACGACCATCGACACCCGGGAGTGGTAGTAGGGCTTGGAGCGTCCCGCCTGCTCCACCTCGTCGGGGTCGAGGACCCCCGCCTTCCCGTGGAGGATGCGCGGCATCGCCCCGGTCCAGGCCGCCATCGCGCCGAGCTCGTAGTTGTAGACGTGGGAGTCCGCCTCGACGAGGACCTCGGTGCCGGGTTGCGCCCCGAGGTGGATCGCGATCTGGTTCCCCATCGTGCCGCTGGGGACGAACAACGCCGCCTCGGTTCCGAGGGTCGCCGCGGCGCGCTCCTCGAGCGCCCGGACCGTGGGGTCCTCGCCGTACACGTCGTCGCCGACGACGGCGTCCGCCATCGCCTGGCGCATCGCCGGGGTGGGGCGGGTCACGGTGTCCGATCGGAGGTCCACGGGAACGCCGTTCATGTCAGAAGCTCCGCGAACAGCTCGTTCGATCGCAATCGGCCGGCGGCGGTGAGCCGGACCCGGCCCCCCTCGACGACCGTCAGGCCCGCATCATGGGCACGCGCGAAGGCTTCCCGCCAGCGCACGCGCGGATCGATCGCATAACGGCGCGAAAGGAGATCGAGGTCGACCCCCTCCACGACGCGCAGCCCCAGGAACAGCGCCTCCTGCAGGCGCCGCTCGGGGTCGAACGGCTCCTCCTCCGCGAGCGGGTCCCGGCCGGAGAGCACGTCCTCGACGTAGCCGTCGAGGTCGCGCCGGTTGGAGCGCCGCGCACCGTCGACGTATTCGTGGGCCCCGTTCCCGAAACCGGCGTAGGGGGCGTCGGTCCAGTACTTGAGGTTGTGCCGGGAGCGGCGCCCGCCGCGCGCGAAGTTCGAGATCTCGTAGAGCGCGAACCCCTCGCGCTCGAGGGCGCGCACGGTCGCTTCGTAGAGCGCTCCCTGGTCGTCGTCCCCGGCGACGGCCGTGCGTCCCGCGCGGACCGAGCGGGCGAGCGGCGTGTCCTTGTCGGTCTCGAGGAGGTAGACGGAGACGTGGTCGGGGCCGAAGGCCGCGCACCGGCGCACCGTCTCGGGCCATCGCGCGAGCGCTTCCCCGGGGAGCCCCGCGATCAGATCGAGCGAGACGTCGGGGAAGCCGGCGGCGCGGGCGTCGCGCACCGCCCGCTCCGCCTCGCGGGAGTCGTGCGCGCGTCCCACCCGCTTCAGGACCGCGTCGTCGAGCGACTGCACGCCGACGCTGATCCGCGTGACCCCGAGGTCGCGGTATCCCCGCAGCCGGTCGGCGGTGAGGCTCTCCGGATTCCCCTCGAGGGTGATCTCGGCGCGGGCGTCGAGGTCGAATCGCGCGCGCAAGGCGTCGAGCAGGCGCGCCAGCTGATCCGGGGTCATCCTCGACGGCGTTCCGCCGCCGAGGAAGACGGTGTCGGCGTCGCGGGGAAGGTGCGGCCGGCTCCCCCGGATCTCGCGGTCGAGCGCCCGAAGGTACCGCTCGATCCGATCGTCGCGCCCGGCGACCGTCGGGAAGTCGCAATACGAGCACCGGATCGAGCAGAACGGGAAGTGGACGTAGACCCCCAGCTTCGCCGGGCGGTCTTCAGATGCGGCCGATCGCATCGCCGGGCACCCAACCCCTCAGACCGTCCGGGAGGCCGACCTCGACCCAGCGATCCCGCTCCCCCTCCACCTCGAGGATCGTCCCCTCGTGCACGGTGAACACCGTCGGCTGGTTCTCCCCGGGACCGGCGACCACCTCGAGCGCGGGGAGGAGGACGACGGCCCGCGGCGTGCCGTCCAGGCGCGCGCTCGTCGTCCAGAAGGACAACGCCGCGACCCCCGTCGCGAAGCCGATCGCGGCGAGCGTCCACCCGGTGGCCGGGGTGAACCCTTGCGCGCGGGCCGCGCCCCACACGACGGTCGCCGCGAGGGTCCAGACGAGGAGCACGAGGATCGCGTATTGCCCGTCGACTCCCAGACGGTCCTGCGCGCGACGCAGCCACCCGAGCGGCCCCTCGCCCCGCTCCTCCTCGACGCGGTCCCGGGTCTGCGAGCGCGCGAGGGCGAGGTTCGTCGCGACGTCGCGGTCGGCGGGGGCCAGGCGCCGCGCGCGTTCCCAGCGCCAGATCGCCTCGCCGAGACGCTCCTGCTTGTAGGCGGCGTTCCCGAGGTTGTATTCGACGCGGGGGTCGTGGACGCCCGCGTCCGCCAGGGCGCGCCAGGCGGTCTCCGCCTCGGCCCAGCGCCCGTCGCGATACGCGGCGACCCCCTGCTCGAACCGCGCCTCGAGGTCGGCACCGGAGAGGGTCGCGGCGATGAGGACGACGGCGGCGATCATCGCAGCCCCTCCAGGGTGAGGAGCACCTCGCGCGCCTGCGCGAGCAGCTCGCGCCGCCGCGCGGGATCGTCGGCGCCGGGGGCGAACCGCGCGAAGTCCGACGCTTCGAGGACGGCGCGCACGCGGGAGCGCAGGGCCTCGTCCCCGCCGCGCGCCGCGAGCCACCGGTCGACCTCGTCGTGCGTGAGCCCCGCCGCCGAGCGATCGGAGCGATCGGCGACGTAGTCGAGGAGGCTCCCCGCGAGCGCCGCGTGGAACCCCGCCGCGCCGAGGGCGCGTTCGGCCGCGTCGAGCCCGCGCCGCGCGCGCTTGCCCGCGCGCATCGCGCGGGCCGTCGCGCGGTGGCCGAGGCGGATCGCGCGCCGGCGCCCCCAGATCGCGAGGACCGGCGCGGCGAGGAGCGGCAGCGCGAACAGGAGCCGACCCGCCGGCCGCTCGTGCCAGCGCCGCGCATCGGTGCGGAAGCCCCCGCCGTCCATCCGCACGAAGGCGATCTCGTTGCGCTGCGCGCGCACCTCGCCGCGTGCGAAGGGGGCCTCGGGGGCGCTGCCGCGGCGGACGACGAGCGGGGAGGTGGACCCCTGCGCCACCGCGTAGGCGCCCTTCCGGAAATCGAAATACGGGAAGCGCACGTCGACCGGTGCGAGGGTGCCGGGGGCCAGGGGGACGACGACCCACTCCCAGGTCCGCCTGGACCGGAGGCGACCGTCGCGGACCTTCGACTCGTCCTCCGTCTTGGGGTCGAAGACCTTCAGGTCGCGAGGGAAGTCCAGCCGCGGCGCCGCCACCCCCTGGAGCGAGCCCTCCCCCTCGACCGTCGCGCGGATCACGATCGCCTGGTTGGTCTCCGCTTCCGAGCGGTCGGTGGTGACCTGCATCGCGTAGACGCCGACCGCCCCGCCGAACCCCTCGGGCTTGCCCTCCTCCGGGAGCGGGCGTACCTGCAGCCGCACCGGCGAGGTCTTGCGCACGACCGTCTGCACCCTGGGCCGGAAGAAGTCCTCGAAGGGATCGGCGGTGCGCCGGCGCGCGGGGACCGCGAGCTCGGCGGTGAACGGCTCGATCGTCTGCGTTCCCGCGGCGGTGGGCACCAGGACGCGCCGGTCGATCGGCTGGGCCACGTAAGTCCGCCCCTCGATCTCGACGCGGCGACGCTCGGCCTGGGCGTCGACCTCCTCCTCCTCGGACCAGAATCCCGACAGCGGCGGCGGGGTCCACCGCGCGTCCACCACCTGCACGCCCATGTAGAGCATCGCCTCGAGAGAGATCGGCTCCCCGAGCCAGGCGGTGGTGGTTCCCAGCGACGCCCGGACGAAGACGTCCGCGTCGTCCGCGGTCGCAGGCGCGGGAGATCCCCTGCCCTGCGGCCCGGTCGGCCCGGATCCCACCTCGAAGCGGATCTCCTTCGTGCGGAGCGCCGTCCCCTCCAGGTTCAGCTCGATCGGAGGGATCCTCGCGGGGCCCGCTCCCTTCGCCCGCAGGATCCAGGTCAACGTGAGCGCGGCGGTCTGGCGCGCCCCTGCGCCGTCGAACACGAACGACCGCTGCGACGAGGTGGACGGCCCCGACACCACCTCGAGGTTCTGGAGAAGGGGAAGGCGCGGCGCGCGGACTTCGGGGATCGAGGAGCCTTCGATCCGCACCGACAGCTCGATCGGGGTCGTGTCGGTCGCCCCGCGGGCGGGGCTCACCCCCGCCTCCACGCGGAATCGCTCCTCGCCGCGGGCGGAGGCGACCACGACGAGCGCGGCGAGCGCGGCGAGCGCGAGAAGCCGTCTCACCAGTCCTTCTCCGGTGTCCCGGATCCGACGACGACCTCGCGTCCCTTGTCCTTCTTCTTGCGCTGGTTCTGGCGCTCGATTTCGGCGAGGCGGTCGAGCAGTTGCTCGGCCTGCGACGGGCTCATGTCCCCGGGACGCGGCTTGGGTTGCGGGCGCGGGTCCGGCTTCTCGTCGTCCCCCGGTTTCGGCTCGCTCCCCTGCGAGGGCTTGGGCTCGGGCTTGTCCTTCGATTCGCCGCCCTGCTGAGGCTGTTGCTCTTGGTCCTGCCGAGGCGGTTGCTGCTGTTCCTGTTTTTGCTGCTGCTGCTCTTGTTTTTGTTTCTGCACCTGGAGCGCGCGCTGCGCGAGCTCGAGGTTGCGCTTGCTCTCGAGGTCTTTCGGCTCGACCTGGAGCGCGCGGCGGTAGGCGCGCACGGCGTCCTCGTAACGCTCCTGGCGGAACAGGGCGTTGCCGAGGTTGTGCGCGGCGCGCGGCAGAAGCGAGGACCCGGCCTGACGCAGCGCCTTCTCGTACAGCTCCGCCGCCTGCGCGACGTCGTCCTCGCGGAACGCCACGTTGCCGAGGTTGTACGGCAGCTCCGGCGCGTTCGGTGCCGCCTGCGCGGCCGCGTCGTAGGCCTCGCGGGCCGCCTTCCAGTCCTTCGCCTCGTACTTCGCGTTCCCCTTCTCGGTGTCGCGGTGCGCGGCCCCGCCGAGAAGCTGCGAGACCGCGGAGGCGATCACGAACAACACCACCGTCCTCATGCGGCGCTCCTCCGCCGGCGCTCCGCCACGAACGCCTCCGCGAACAGCGCCGCGACCGCGACCGCCAGGGGGATCGCGAAGCGCTCCGTGTACCGCGTGCGCAGCACCGTTCCCGTCTCCTCGCCTTCCATCGCCCCGAGGTCGCGCGCGATCGCGTCGAGCTCGACCTCCCCCGCCGTCGCGGTGTAGTACTTCCCGCCGGTCGCGTCCGCGAGCCGGGCGAGCGACGGGGCGTCGAGACGCGTGGTCACCACGCGACCGTCGCGGTCCTTTTTCCACTCCCCGGGGCCGCCGTACGGGATCGGCGCCCCCTGCTCGGTTCCGACGCCGATCGCCCACACCTTCGCGCCGGCCTTGCGGGCGACGTCGATGGCTTCCTCGAGCCCCCCTTCGTGGTCCTCCCCGTCGCTGAAGACGAGGATGGCCCGGCCGCGCGCCTCCCCCGACTCGGAGGTCGCGAACGCCCGGACCGCGGCGCGGATCCCTTCGGCGAGGGCGGTGCCGGGGACCGAGACCGCCTCCGGATCGAGCGCGTCGAGGAACAGCCGCACCGCCTCGTGGTCCACGGTCAGCGGGGCGACGAGGCTCGCCCTTCCGGCGAAGCTCACGAGGGCGAGACGATCGCCGACGAGCTTGTCGATCAGGGTCCCGGCGGCGTGCCGCGCGAGCCCGAGGCGGTCCGGAGGCACGTCCCCCGCCGCCATGCTCAGGGACGTGTCGACGACGAAGGCGACGTCCACCCCCTTCCGGGTCACCGCGTCGACCCCCGTCCCCCACTGGGGCCGCGCGAGGGCGACGACCCCCGAGACGATCGCGAGCAGGAGCAGCAGGGCCTTCGCCGCGCGGCGGTGGGTGCTCGCCTCCCCCGCGAACCGCGCCGCGGCCTCGGGATCGGCGGCGAATCGGGCGAGCCGCCGCCGGGCCCGCCACGACGACGCGACCCACAACGAAACGACCACGGGAACCGCCAGCAGCCACGCCAACATCTCCGGTGCCGCGAAACGCATCAGGGGATCCTCCGGAGCCGCGTGGCGAGAAGCAGGATCTCCGCGAAACACAACGCCCCGGCCCACGCCAGGAAGACGCCGAACCGCTCGGTCCACGCGACCCGGATCCGGCTCTCGAACTCCGTCTTCTCGAGGGCGTCGATGCGGCGGAACGCCTCCTCGAGCCCCTGCGGGTCGGTGGCCCGGAAGTAGAGGCCTCCGGTGTCCTCCGCGATCGCGCGGAGCAGGCGCTCGTCGAGCTCCTGGCGCTGCCAGACCAGGCGCTTGCCGAACGGGGTATCGATCGAGCATCGCACCTCGCCGCGCGATCCGACGCCGATCGTGTACACGCGCACCCCGAGCGCCTTCGCCGCGGAGGCCGCGGCCTCGGGCCCCACCTGCCCCTGGTTGTTGATGCCGTCGGTCAGGAGGACGGCGACGCGGCTTTTCGCCTTCGACGTCCGCAGGCGCTGGACCGCCGAAGCGAGCCCCATCCCGATCGCCGTCCCCGACTCGTCGTCGGCGGCGAAGTCGAGCCCCCGGACCGCCTCGAGCAACATCTCGTGGTCGAGGGTCAGCGGGCAGCGCACCCCCGCGACGCTGGCGAAGGCCACGAGCCCGAGACGGTCCCCCGGGCGTCCCTCGACGAACCGGACGAGCGCCTCGCGGGCCACGCCGAGCCGGTCCCGGGGAGGCTCGTCCATGCAGCGCATCGACCCGGAGAGGTCGATCGCGACGACGATGTCGACCCCCAGCGACGAGATGTTCTCGACGGCGTTCCCCCACTGCGGCCGCGCGAGGGCGATGACGGCGAGGGCGATCGCCGCCCCGCGAAGCCACGGGAGCGCGGCGTCCACGGTCGGCCAGAACCCGCCGACGCCGGCGAGCGCGGCGGCGTCGGGGATCGGCAGGCGCGGCCGTCCCCGTCGCCTCGCGCGGAGCAGCCACACCGTCGCCGCCGCCGCGAGGGGGAGCGCCGCGAGCCAATAGGGTTGGGCGAAGCGGAACATCAGGCCGCTCCCTCCTCGCGGGCCTTGGTCGCGTCGACGATCGCGTACGCGGAGTCGACGCAGGCGCGGCAGGCGTCGAGCCCCGCGGGGGCGCGCGCGAACTTCGCGAGATCGGCGCGGTCGAGGATCTCCCGCACGCGACGCGCGACGTCGGGGTCGCTTCCGGCCTGCGCGAGCAGCGGCGCCACCTCCCCGGTCGTCCGCTCGAGGAGGTCCACCCGCAGGCGCGCGGAGAGGTAGGTCTTGACGATGCGCGCGAGCCCCTCGAAGAAGACGTCCTCGCGCGCGGGGTTCTCGCGGTGCGCGTCGAGGAGCTTTCTCAGCTCCTCGTACGCCCACACGTGCGGCGGGAGGCGGCGGAACGGATCGGTGGGAGCCTGCACGCGAGCCAGGCGCGGAGCGAGGCGTCGCCAGAGCAGGTACAGGGCGGCCGCGGCGACGAGGAGGCCGGCGAGGATGAAGGCGGCGAGCTTCGCAGGTCCCCAGTCGGGGGCGATCGCCGCGGGGGGCTTCAGGTCGGCGATCTCGGGGGAGGCTCCGGGGGCGCGATCCTTCTCGGGAAGCACGCTCGCGATCTCGAGCGCGACCGGCGCGGTGGCGACGGCGCGACGTTCGCTCCCCTCGACGACGGCCAGGTCGATCGCCGGAACCTCGACCTTCCCGGTCGTGTAGGCCGCGATCGTGCCGGTCCAGACCGCCTTCCCCCCGACGGTCGGCGCCCACGTCCCGCCGAGGACGGTCACGTTCTCGCCGAGGTCGGGGCCGACCGGGGCTCGCTCCACCTCGGACCCGGGGTCGAGGGTCACCGTGATCGTCGCCCGGAGCGGATCGCCGACGGTCGCCTCCCTGGGCGTGACGTCCAGGACCGCGGTCGCGGCGAGGAGGACGGCGGCGAGCATCTACGCCCTCGCCGCGCGCCGGGCGCGCTCGCGGAAGAAACGGACGAGCGGCCGCTCCACCGGCTCCGCCGTCGAGAGCTCGAGGACGTCCACCCCGGTGCGGGCGAGCGCCTCGCGGGAGGCGCGCTTGCGCCCCGCGGCCCGCGCGGCGTAGGCGGCGCGCACGCGGGAGCTCCCGGTGTCGAGCAGGAGCGGCGTTCCGGTCTCGGGGTCCTCCACGGCGAGCAGCCCCACGTCGGGGAGGGCGAGCTCGCGGGGATCGTCCACCGCGATCGCCACGACGTCGTGTTTGCGCGCGACCACCCGGAGCGTGCGCTCGAACTCGGGGTCCTGGAAATCCGACAGGAGGAAGACGACCGCGCGCTTGGTCACCGCGCGCCGGAGGGTGTCGAGGGCGGAGGCGATCGACGTCCCGCGCCCCTTCGGCTCGAAGGCGAGGAGGTCGCGCAGGACGCGAAGCCCGTGCTCGCGCCCCTTGCGCGGCGGGACGAAGGTCTCGACCCGGTCGGTGAACAGCAGGAGGCCGACGCGGTCGTTGTTGCGGATCGCCGAGAAGGCGACGAGGGCGCCGATCTCCGCCGCGACCCGGAGCTTGGTGGAGGGCCCCGTGCCGAACCGCTCCGAGCCCGAGGCGTCGACGGCGAGGACGACGGTGAGCTCCCGCTCCTCCGAGAACTTCTTGACGAACGGATGGCCCATGCGCGCCGAGACGTTCCAGTCGATCGTGCGCACGTCGTCCCCCGGCTCGTACTCGCGCACCTCGGCGAACTCCATTCCCCGCCCCTTGAAGACGGAGTGGTAGGAGCCCGCGAGGCTCTCCTCGACCAGGCGCCGGGTTCGGATCTCGAGGCGCCGGACGCGCCGAAGCAACTCTCTCGGGATCACGGGGTTCAGGGGACCTCGACGGCGTCGAAGACGCGCCGCACGACCTCGTCGGCGTTGACCGATTCGGCCTCCGCCTCGAACGAGAGGATGAGCCGGTGCCGCAACACGTCCGCCCCGATCGCCTTGACGTCCTCGGGGGTGGTGAAGCCGCGACCGCGCAGGAACGCGTGGGCGCGCGCGGCGGCGACGAGCGCCATCGTCGCGCGCGGGGAGGCGCCGTACTGGAGCAGCCCCTCGACGTCGAGCTTGAACTCCTTGGGACGGCGCGTGGCCTGGACGAGGCGCACGCAGTAGTCCTTGATGCGCTCGTCCACGTAGATCGCGTACATCGCCTCGCGCGCGCGCTCGATCGCCTCGAGGGTGGCGACCGGCCGGCTCGAGGGGGCGTGGGAACCGGTCATGCGGTCGAGGATCTGCCGCTCCTCCTCCGCCGAGGGGTAGTCGACCTTGAGCTTGAGCATGAACCGGTCGACCTGCGCCTCGGGGAGCGGGTAGGTCCCCTCCTGCTCGATCGGGTTCTGCGTGGCGAGGACGAGGAACGGCGCGGGGAGCGGGTGCGAGACGTCGCCGATCGTGACCTGCCCCTCCTGCATCGCCTCGAGCAGCGCCGACTGCACCTTCGCCGGCGCGCGGTTGATCTCGTCGGCGAGGACGAAGTGGGCGAACAGCGGACCCTTGCGCGCGGTGAACGTCCCGTCCTTCGGGCTGTAGATGAGGGTGCCGGTGAGGTCGGCCGGGAGGAGGTCCGGGGTGAACTGGATTCTCTGGAACGAGGCGTCGAGGGCCCCCGCGAAGGTCCGGACCGCGAGGGTCTTCGCCAGCCCCGGAACGCCCTCGAGCAGCAGGTGCCCCCGGGCGAGCAGGCCGATCGCCATCCGGTCGAGCAGGTACTTCTGGCCGACGATCACCCGCCTGACCTCGGCCAGGACCGCCTCGATCGACGCCGCCTCGCGTTGGACCCGTTCCTGGACCGCCTGGACCGACTCCACCATCTGGGACTCCTTACTCCTTGGACCCAAAGGACTTGGTGCGAACGCCGGATTGTAGCAACCGAGCCGCCCGAAGGAAAAATCCGACGGGTACGTAAGGTTGCCATCGGTGCGGACCCACCGCGAATCCCCGTCGCGATTCCCCGCCCCGGGGCCAGTGGCCTCACCCGCATCCCCAACCCATATTCGGTACGTCCGAAGGGGATCCAGAGTCGATGCAAAAGAAACTCGCCGCGTCGTTTCTCATCGTCGCCTGCCTGTACACGATCGTCGGGGTCGTCGTCCCGCGGGTCCACCCGGACCCGGTCTGGGGGACCGCGCTCGCGGTCAGTCTCGACCTCGCCATCGGCCTGGGCGCCGCCTGGCTCGTCTCCTGGCGCCTGACCCGCAGGATCCGGGAGGTCGCCCGCGCCTCGGAGGACCTGCGCGAGGGGAACCTCGCGGCACGCGTGGACACCCACGGGGACGACGAGGCCGCCGAGCTCGCGCGCGCCTTCGAGAGCATGCGCCAAGGGCTCGCGGGCGTCGTCGAGCGCGCCCGCGACGTCGCCTCGCGGGTTCACGGCTCCGCGCGCGAGCTCGCGACGACCGCGGAGGATCTCGACGCCCGCGCCGAGGCCGGTGCGGCCGGGGCCGCGGCGGCGGCGGGGGGGATCGTCGCCGTCTCCGAGCGGACGGGGGCCACCGCCGCCGCCCTCGACGCCTTCCGCGCCAAGGCCGACGCCATCGGCCGCGCGATCGCCTCGATCGCCGCCCTCTCGCAGCAAACCCACCTGCTCGCCATCAACGCGTCGATCGAGGCCGCCCGCGCCGGCGAGGACGCCGAAGGGTTCGCCGTCGTCGCCGAGGAGGTGCGCCACCTCGCCGACGACGTGAACCGCGTCGCGGGGGAGGTCGCCGCGCTCGCCGCCGAGCTCGGCGCGAACGCCGAAGCCCTGGGTTCGCGGATCCGCGAGAGCGCCGACGCCGCCACGCGCGCCCGCGCGCTCGTCGAGCGCGCCGAGGCGTCCTTCGACGGGATCTTCGACACGGTCCGGGGCACCGGCTCCGGAGGGCTCGCCCTCGCCGCTTCCGCGCGCGGCCTCGCGGAAGCCTCCGGCGAGCTCGAGCGGGCGATCGCCGTCTTCCGGACGGAACCCTCCGCTTGAGGGTGCTGACCTTCCTCGCCTCCGGGCGCGCGTGGGCGATCGACCCCCGCGAGGTCCTGGCGGTGCAGCCCGCGATCGGACTCGCCGCCGCCCCCGGCGCTCCGGAAGGGGTGCTCGGCATCGCGGCGTTCCGCGGCGACGT encodes the following:
- a CDS encoding BatD family protein, yielding MRRLLALAALAALVVVASARGEERFRVEAGVSPARGATDTTPIELSVRIEGSSIPEVRAPRLPLLQNLEVVSGPSTSSQRSFVFDGAGARQTAALTLTWILRAKGAGPARIPPIELNLEGTALRTKEIRFEVGSGPTGPQGRGSPAPATADDADVFVRASLGTTTAWLGEPISLEAMLYMGVQVVDARWTPPPLSGFWSEEEEVDAQAERRRVEIEGRTYVAQPIDRRVLVPTAAGTQTIEPFTAELAVPARRRTADPFEDFFRPRVQTVVRKTSPVRLQVRPLPEEGKPEGFGGAVGVYAMQVTTDRSEAETNQAIVIRATVEGEGSLQGVAAPRLDFPRDLKVFDPKTEDESKVRDGRLRSRRTWEWVVVPLAPGTLAPVDVRFPYFDFRKGAYAVAQGSTSPLVVRRGSAPEAPFARGEVRAQRNEIAFVRMDGGGFRTDARRWHERPAGRLLFALPLLAAPVLAIWGRRRAIRLGHRATARAMRAGKRARRGLDAAERALGAAGFHAALAGSLLDYVADRSDRSAAGLTHDEVDRWLAARGGDEALRSRVRAVLEASDFARFAPGADDPARRRELLAQAREVLLTLEGLR
- a CDS encoding AAA family ATPase, with amino-acid sequence MVESVQAVQERVQREAASIEAVLAEVRRVIVGQKYLLDRMAIGLLARGHLLLEGVPGLAKTLAVRTFAGALDASFQRIQFTPDLLPADLTGTLIYSPKDGTFTARKGPLFAHFVLADEINRAPAKVQSALLEAMQEGQVTIGDVSHPLPAPFLVLATQNPIEQEGTYPLPEAQVDRFMLKLKVDYPSAEEERQILDRMTGSHAPSSRPVATLEAIERAREAMYAIYVDERIKDYCVRLVQATRRPKEFKLDVEGLLQYGASPRATMALVAAARAHAFLRGRGFTTPEDVKAIGADVLRHRLILSFEAEAESVNADEVVRRVFDAVEVP
- a CDS encoding VWA domain-containing protein, with the translated sequence MRFAAPEMLAWLLAVPVVVSLWVASSWRARRRLARFAADPEAAARFAGEASTHRRAAKALLLLLAIVSGVVALARPQWGTGVDAVTRKGVDVAFVVDTSLSMAAGDVPPDRLGLARHAAGTLIDKLVGDRLALVSFAGRASLVAPLTVDHEAVRLFLDALDPEAVSVPGTALAEGIRAAVRAFATSESGEARGRAILVFSDGEDHEGGLEEAIDVARKAGAKVWAIGVGTEQGAPIPYGGPGEWKKDRDGRVVTTRLDAPSLARLADATGGKYYTATAGEVELDAIARDLGAMEGEETGTVLRTRYTERFAIPLAVAVAALFAEAFVAERRRRSAA
- a CDS encoding tetratricopeptide repeat protein — protein: MRTVVLFVIASAVSQLLGGAAHRDTEKGNAKYEAKDWKAAREAYDAAAQAAPNAPELPYNLGNVAFREDDVAQAAELYEKALRQAGSSLLPRAAHNLGNALFRQERYEDAVRAYRRALQVEPKDLESKRNLELAQRALQVQKQKQEQQQQKQEQQQPPRQDQEQQPQQGGESKDKPEPKPSQGSEPKPGDDEKPDPRPQPKPRPGDMSPSQAEQLLDRLAEIERQNQRKKKDKGREVVVGSGTPEKDW
- a CDS encoding VWA domain-containing protein, whose protein sequence is MFRFAQPYWLAALPLAAAATVWLLRARRRGRPRLPIPDAAALAGVGGFWPTVDAALPWLRGAAIALAVIALARPQWGNAVENISSLGVDIVVAIDLSGSMRCMDEPPRDRLGVAREALVRFVEGRPGDRLGLVAFASVAGVRCPLTLDHEMLLEAVRGLDFAADDESGTAIGMGLASAVQRLRTSKAKSRVAVLLTDGINNQGQVGPEAAASAAKALGVRVYTIGVGSRGEVRCSIDTPFGKRLVWQRQELDERLLRAIAEDTGGLYFRATDPQGLEEAFRRIDALEKTEFESRIRVAWTERFGVFLAWAGALCFAEILLLATRLRRIP
- a CDS encoding DUF58 domain-containing protein; amino-acid sequence: MIPRELLRRVRRLEIRTRRLVEESLAGSYHSVFKGRGMEFAEVREYEPGDDVRTIDWNVSARMGHPFVKKFSEERELTVVLAVDASGSERFGTGPSTKLRVAAEIGALVAFSAIRNNDRVGLLLFTDRVETFVPPRKGREHGLRVLRDLLAFEPKGRGTSIASALDTLRRAVTKRAVVFLLSDFQDPEFERTLRVVARKHDVVAIAVDDPRELALPDVGLLAVEDPETGTPLLLDTGSSRVRAAYAARAAGRKRASREALARTGVDVLELSTAEPVERPLVRFFRERARRAARA